In Gemmatimonadales bacterium, the following are encoded in one genomic region:
- the ppk1 gene encoding polyphosphate kinase 1, translating into MPRLPEFRCDLPTAELFARLVTGPLPHGLIVRKTEWSLYRDVYLDTPDNQLARRGISCRIRSGGDDRRSIALGIGQPDVPVSAPGELLEAEVRGDDIPAILSGDSEPASRLREVVDPARLESRLELGIERVIRTGSRAWRLPGRFGFLYDRVTVRKGRLTREFRELKVRRLSPGGPSLEQVARELERVEGLRPILQTKLARARGLLRQMDRETVIRDLDSGRSVALIVLDEGRVALVREGDGERLPTSDGAGEQAVRHGLAEWFGTQVGEISSLGVVPPSLDRPSVEVWLVRRLRRGARPARGETLEWVPVADLAQRVRTSMLRHPATLAALAVAGRSALFPEWDAADGVQESPPAEAEPAPDSRDLLDPHRSLLEFDARVLALAEDVRTPLLERLRYLSILSANLDEFYMGIGREVDAARVADLLRRQQQCIADCLARLAGEGYRIRQLADLDAGDRESLRQRFRQDVFPILTPRAITVSPGHPFPIIPALTLSLAIILQGQGTGPTHFAYLKLPAALPRFLALSTGRDLVQVEEIVRANLSLLYPGRIVEESALFRVTRKGDFGLDEVGAGDLLQAIEEDLAQRALNPVVRLEIQRGASTMLREMLAQELRFEGGHGAAPLGGLVVHELDGFMAPGDLRQLAALPVAGGSFPSFVPGDPLRSEASLWGRLRERDLLVHHPYEDFSATVLRVLEQAAGDPAVLALKVTLYRAGERSPVVDALVRAAQAGKEVAVFIELKASFEEARNIGWVKQLEQAGAQVVYGLVGLKNHAKVALVVRREEDGIRRYVHVGTGNYNPATARVYTDLGLLSADPAMADDLNDFFNQLTGTSRAPTAPLRRLLVAPQHLLPGLLERITREVGHARSGSGGRIRAKLNGLDDPEIIRALYAASGAGVEIDLVVRGICTLKPGAPGLSERIRVRALVGRFLEHARIYHFGNGGADEYLIGSADWRSRNLRRRVEVVTSVLDPACRQRLDRILSRELADPSGWALGSDGTYHQQQSLPVGDPATAQGWALARARTPAEEETVWVG; encoded by the coding sequence ATGCCTCGGCTTCCCGAGTTCCGCTGCGACCTGCCGACGGCCGAGTTGTTCGCCAGATTGGTGACCGGCCCGCTGCCCCACGGGCTGATCGTGCGGAAGACCGAATGGAGTCTCTACCGCGACGTGTACCTGGACACTCCCGACAACCAGCTTGCTCGCCGCGGGATCTCCTGCCGGATCCGCTCCGGCGGTGACGACCGGCGCAGCATCGCCCTGGGCATCGGGCAGCCCGACGTTCCGGTGTCCGCGCCAGGCGAGCTGCTCGAGGCGGAGGTTCGCGGTGACGATATCCCCGCCATTCTGAGCGGCGACAGCGAGCCGGCCTCTCGTCTCCGGGAGGTGGTCGATCCGGCGCGGCTCGAGTCCCGGCTGGAGCTGGGGATCGAGCGGGTGATCCGCACCGGCTCCCGCGCCTGGCGTCTGCCGGGGCGTTTCGGGTTCCTCTACGACCGGGTGACCGTGCGGAAGGGACGACTCACCCGCGAGTTCCGTGAGCTCAAGGTCCGGCGGCTCTCCCCCGGCGGCCCCAGCCTGGAGCAGGTGGCTCGCGAGCTCGAGCGGGTGGAAGGGCTCCGGCCGATCCTGCAGACCAAGCTGGCACGCGCACGGGGCCTGCTCCGCCAGATGGATCGTGAGACCGTGATCCGCGACCTGGACTCGGGCCGCTCAGTCGCGCTGATCGTGCTCGACGAGGGTCGGGTCGCGCTGGTGCGCGAGGGCGATGGTGAGCGGCTTCCCACCAGCGACGGCGCGGGCGAGCAGGCGGTTCGCCATGGCCTGGCCGAATGGTTCGGAACTCAGGTGGGTGAGATCAGCTCGCTCGGCGTCGTCCCGCCCTCGCTCGACCGGCCGAGCGTCGAGGTGTGGCTGGTGCGCCGCCTCCGCCGGGGGGCGAGGCCGGCGCGGGGAGAGACTCTCGAGTGGGTCCCAGTGGCCGATCTGGCTCAACGGGTGCGGACGTCCATGCTCCGTCATCCCGCGACGCTCGCGGCGCTGGCCGTCGCCGGCCGCTCGGCGCTGTTCCCGGAGTGGGACGCCGCCGATGGCGTCCAGGAGTCGCCCCCGGCGGAGGCGGAGCCGGCGCCGGACTCCAGGGATCTGCTCGACCCCCACCGGAGCCTCCTCGAATTCGACGCCCGGGTTCTGGCGCTCGCCGAGGATGTGCGCACTCCGCTGCTGGAGCGGCTGCGCTACCTCTCGATCCTGAGTGCGAACCTGGATGAGTTCTACATGGGAATCGGGCGCGAGGTGGACGCGGCCCGGGTAGCGGACCTGCTCCGCCGCCAGCAGCAGTGCATCGCGGATTGCCTCGCCCGGCTTGCCGGAGAGGGCTACCGGATCCGGCAGTTGGCCGACCTGGACGCGGGCGACCGGGAATCGCTCCGGCAGCGGTTCCGCCAGGACGTCTTCCCCATCCTCACGCCTCGCGCCATCACCGTCAGTCCGGGGCATCCGTTCCCGATCATTCCCGCGCTCACCCTCTCGCTCGCGATCATCCTCCAGGGCCAGGGGACCGGCCCGACCCATTTCGCCTACCTGAAGCTTCCCGCGGCACTGCCCCGGTTCCTGGCGCTGTCCACCGGGCGCGATCTGGTGCAGGTGGAGGAGATCGTCCGGGCCAATCTCTCGTTGCTGTATCCCGGCCGGATCGTGGAGGAGTCCGCGCTTTTCCGGGTGACCCGGAAGGGCGACTTCGGCCTGGATGAAGTCGGCGCCGGCGATCTGCTCCAGGCCATCGAGGAGGACCTCGCGCAGCGGGCGCTCAATCCGGTGGTGCGGCTGGAGATCCAGCGGGGCGCGTCGACCATGTTGCGGGAGATGCTGGCGCAGGAGCTCCGTTTCGAGGGGGGTCATGGCGCGGCGCCGCTCGGCGGGCTCGTGGTTCACGAGCTCGACGGGTTCATGGCGCCGGGCGACCTCCGCCAGCTCGCGGCACTGCCGGTGGCCGGCGGAAGCTTTCCTTCATTCGTGCCCGGCGATCCGCTGCGCTCCGAGGCCTCACTCTGGGGCCGGCTCCGCGAGCGCGACCTCCTGGTCCATCACCCCTACGAGGACTTCTCCGCCACCGTGCTTCGCGTCCTGGAGCAGGCCGCCGGGGACCCGGCGGTCCTGGCATTGAAGGTCACGCTCTATCGCGCGGGTGAGCGGTCGCCGGTGGTGGACGCGCTGGTGAGGGCGGCCCAGGCGGGCAAGGAAGTGGCGGTCTTCATCGAGCTCAAGGCGAGCTTCGAGGAGGCCCGCAACATCGGCTGGGTGAAACAGCTGGAGCAGGCCGGTGCGCAGGTGGTGTACGGTCTGGTGGGGCTCAAGAATCACGCGAAGGTGGCCCTCGTCGTCCGCCGGGAGGAGGACGGGATCCGGCGCTACGTCCACGTGGGCACCGGCAACTACAACCCGGCAACCGCCCGGGTCTACACCGACCTGGGGCTGCTGTCGGCCGACCCCGCGATGGCCGACGATCTCAATGATTTCTTCAATCAGCTCACCGGCACTTCCCGCGCGCCGACCGCACCGCTCCGCCGGCTCCTGGTGGCGCCGCAGCACCTGCTGCCGGGCCTGCTGGAGCGGATCACCCGTGAGGTGGGGCATGCCCGGAGCGGGAGCGGCGGGCGGATTCGGGCCAAGCTCAACGGCCTCGACGATCCCGAGATCATCCGCGCGCTGTATGCCGCCTCGGGGGCCGGGGTAGAGATCGACCTCGTGGTCCGCGGCATCTGCACCCTCAAGCCCGGCGCGCCGGGGCTCTCGGAGCGCATCCGGGTCCGTGCTCTCGTGGGACGGTTTCTCGAGCACGCCCGGATCTATCACTTCGGTAACGGTGGTGCGGACGAGTATCTGATCGGCTCCGCCGACTGGCGGTCCCGGAACCTCCGGCGGCGAGTCGAAGTCGTCACCTCGGTGCTCGACCCGGCCTGCCGGCAACGGCTCGACCGGATCCTGTCCCGCGAGCTGGCCGATCCCTCCGGCTGGGCGCTCGGCTCGGACGGGACATATCACCAACAGCAGAGCCTCCCTGTGGGCGACCCCGCCACGGCACAGGGATGGGCGCTCGCTCGAGCGCGGACGCCGGCGGAAGAGGAGACCGTATGGGTCGGGTAA
- a CDS encoding serine/threonine-protein kinase, with amino-acid sequence MSELVDVLRSALRDRYAVEREVGRGGMAIVFLARDRKLGRQVAIKVLSPDVATSVATERFLREVRITAQLQHPNILPLIDSGEAAGLLYSVMPFVEGETLRERLLAEQLPVSEALYLAREVTEALDYAHRRGIIHRDVKPENILLSNGHAVMSDFGIARAIGLAGGNTLTARGLPIGTASYMSPEQALGATTGDARSDIYSTGCVLYEMLTGQMAFGGANLKEVLSKQASAAPRPVTQLRPEVPPAVVNVVSRALAKRVEERYQTAGELAADLRTAMGEPLRLLTPPDEVQPLWDALPGTEASTAPAWGRWLVAAALIALLVLAVLRLWPALANGLSR; translated from the coding sequence ATGAGCGAGCTGGTGGACGTTCTCCGAAGCGCGCTGCGCGACCGGTATGCGGTGGAGCGGGAGGTCGGCCGCGGCGGGATGGCCATCGTCTTCCTGGCCCGCGACCGCAAGCTGGGCCGCCAGGTCGCCATCAAGGTCCTGAGCCCGGACGTCGCCACGTCGGTTGCCACCGAGCGTTTCCTCCGCGAGGTCCGCATCACCGCCCAACTGCAGCACCCCAACATCCTGCCGCTCATCGACTCGGGCGAGGCCGCCGGCCTGCTCTACTCGGTGATGCCGTTCGTCGAAGGCGAGACGCTCCGGGAGCGGCTCCTGGCCGAGCAGCTCCCGGTCTCGGAGGCGCTCTATCTCGCGCGGGAGGTGACGGAGGCGCTGGACTATGCCCACCGCCGCGGCATCATCCATCGGGACGTGAAGCCGGAGAACATCCTGCTCTCCAACGGCCACGCCGTGATGTCCGATTTCGGCATCGCCCGCGCGATCGGGCTCGCCGGAGGGAACACGCTCACGGCGCGGGGCCTGCCGATCGGAACCGCGTCGTACATGAGCCCGGAGCAGGCGCTCGGCGCCACCACCGGCGATGCCCGGAGCGATATCTACAGCACCGGCTGCGTGCTCTACGAGATGCTCACCGGCCAGATGGCCTTCGGCGGTGCCAACCTCAAAGAGGTGTTGTCCAAACAGGCGTCCGCCGCGCCCAGGCCGGTGACCCAGCTCCGGCCCGAGGTCCCACCGGCGGTCGTGAACGTCGTGTCCCGAGCCCTGGCCAAGCGAGTCGAGGAGCGCTATCAGACCGCCGGTGAGCTCGCGGCCGACTTGCGCACCGCCATGGGAGAGCCGCTCCGGCTGCTCACCCCACCCGACGAGGTGCAGCCACTCTGGGATGCGCTGCCCGGGACAGAGGCTTCGACGGCCCCTGCCTGGGGCCGGTGGCTGGTGGCAGCCGCGCTGATCGCCCTGCTGGTACTCGCGGTCCTCCGCCTCTGGCCCGCCCTGGCCAACGGGCTGTCCCGCTGA
- a CDS encoding DUF4956 domain-containing protein, with product MNVSRTTGTLNRLAESPIARVIAYYIVLFAGTAVFVELVPGAEYLVSGGVQQSVAEVDAGVRGMVTGGGQVPVISGPSGFPISEVFAMASAFALMLPVTWIYIMTRRRKGFRQSVVQTLVILPVVVAGVVFLVKNSLALAFSLGGIVAAVSFRNTLRDTKDAVYIFLATGVGLAAGIQSVPFAAALSITFNIVILLLWWTDFGRAPAHLQGPPAQRRLQRALAMANRTSAFVAQVDEQILKSLTPEQLDALAERTKRRRARSADGADVLEPVKRPVEFRRLELKVLGPVDPARRAAESVLESSAKRWEFVRAAPAPGGGEILEYKVRLKKSISSDALLQSLRTGAAPHVTSVQLG from the coding sequence ATGAATGTCAGCCGGACGACCGGCACACTGAACCGCCTGGCGGAGAGCCCGATCGCTCGGGTGATCGCTTATTACATCGTACTGTTCGCCGGGACGGCCGTGTTCGTCGAGCTGGTTCCCGGTGCGGAATACCTGGTGAGCGGGGGGGTGCAGCAGAGCGTTGCGGAGGTCGATGCGGGGGTGAGGGGCATGGTGACGGGCGGAGGACAGGTGCCGGTCATCAGCGGACCGAGCGGGTTCCCGATCTCGGAAGTCTTCGCCATGGCGTCCGCATTCGCCCTGATGCTTCCGGTGACCTGGATCTACATCATGACCCGCCGGCGGAAGGGCTTCCGCCAGTCGGTGGTGCAGACCCTGGTCATTTTGCCGGTGGTGGTGGCGGGGGTGGTGTTCCTGGTGAAGAACAGCCTGGCGCTGGCGTTCAGCCTGGGCGGCATCGTGGCCGCCGTGAGCTTCCGGAACACGCTCAGGGATACCAAGGACGCGGTCTACATCTTCCTGGCCACCGGCGTCGGACTCGCGGCCGGAATCCAATCGGTCCCCTTCGCCGCCGCGCTCTCGATCACCTTCAACATCGTGATCCTGCTGCTCTGGTGGACCGATTTCGGCCGCGCGCCGGCCCACTTGCAGGGCCCGCCGGCGCAGCGCAGGCTGCAGCGCGCGCTGGCGATGGCCAACCGCACCAGCGCGTTCGTGGCCCAGGTCGACGAGCAGATCCTCAAGTCGCTCACTCCCGAGCAGCTGGACGCCCTGGCCGAGCGAACCAAGCGTCGCCGCGCCCGATCGGCGGACGGAGCGGACGTGCTCGAGCCCGTCAAGCGACCGGTGGAGTTCCGCCGGCTCGAGCTCAAGGTGCTGGGTCCGGTCGATCCCGCCCGGCGTGCCGCCGAGTCGGTGCTGGAGAGCTCCGCCAAGCGCTGGGAGTTCGTGCGCGCGGCCCCGGCGCCGGGTGGGGGGGAGATACTGGAGTACAAGGTGCGTCTCAAGAAGAGCATCTCGTCCGACGCGCTGCTGCAGAGTCTCCGGACCGGCGCCGCCCCGCACGTCACCAGCGTCCAGCTCGGCTGA
- a CDS encoding serine/threonine-protein kinase — protein MTPSELLETQVTSTPASRAAAERVEELPDDLLREATHRLGLLATVWAGLFAIGIVMNDVVAPRLQLEMRDLIPWSRPADVVAILSITASLWLCWYTRRLTCRPRVALDLALAYEVLLAFGIGVVNQWQPHRVLAGRLSWICVLVLLFPMIVPNTPRKTLIASMIAASMDPLGILIAHWRGLTVPSLTIIVWNYLPNYVCALIAVIPSKIMVHLGRQVRRARELGSYRLVELIGRGGMGEVWRATHRMLARPAAIKLIKPEILGTPGKDGAAAIVQRFRREAEAASFLQSPHTIRLYDFGETRAGTFYFVMELLDGLDLETLVRRHGPIPPERVTTVLRQLCHSLAEAHERGMIHRDVKPANIFLCRLGREYDFVKVLDFGLVTFDQDESIMDTIKARTELTTGTPAYMAPEMASGDRVDRRADLYALGCVGYWLLTGHLVFEAESALRMLIQHIQAEPVPPSQRSGHPVPAALERLILRCLEKDPARRPSTADEIVAELEQVELEEAWDQPRAREWWEAHMTAPLPVPAAASSPVLAVRT, from the coding sequence ATGACCCCTTCGGAGCTGCTGGAGACTCAGGTCACGAGCACTCCCGCGTCGCGGGCGGCGGCGGAGCGCGTCGAGGAGCTGCCGGACGACCTGCTCCGCGAGGCCACCCACCGGCTGGGGCTCCTGGCGACCGTGTGGGCGGGCCTCTTCGCCATCGGCATCGTGATGAACGATGTCGTAGCCCCGCGGCTCCAGCTGGAGATGCGGGACCTGATCCCCTGGAGTCGGCCGGCCGATGTGGTCGCGATCCTGAGCATCACTGCTTCGCTCTGGCTCTGCTGGTACACTCGAAGGCTGACCTGCAGGCCGCGTGTGGCACTCGATCTCGCGCTGGCATACGAGGTCCTCCTGGCGTTCGGGATCGGCGTGGTCAACCAGTGGCAGCCACACCGGGTGCTCGCCGGGCGGCTCTCCTGGATCTGCGTGCTGGTCCTGCTGTTTCCCATGATCGTGCCCAACACCCCGCGGAAGACGCTGATCGCGTCGATGATCGCGGCGTCGATGGATCCCCTCGGGATCCTCATCGCCCACTGGCGCGGGCTGACGGTGCCCAGCCTCACGATCATTGTGTGGAACTACCTGCCGAACTACGTCTGCGCCCTCATCGCCGTCATTCCGTCCAAGATCATGGTGCACCTCGGACGGCAAGTGCGGCGCGCGCGGGAGCTGGGGAGCTATCGGCTGGTGGAGCTCATCGGCCGGGGCGGCATGGGAGAGGTCTGGCGGGCCACCCACCGGATGCTGGCCCGCCCCGCGGCGATCAAGTTGATCAAGCCGGAGATCCTGGGCACTCCCGGCAAAGACGGCGCGGCCGCCATCGTTCAACGCTTCCGGCGAGAGGCCGAGGCCGCGTCGTTTCTCCAGTCGCCCCATACGATTCGGCTCTACGACTTCGGCGAGACCCGGGCCGGCACCTTCTACTTCGTCATGGAGCTGCTGGACGGACTCGACCTGGAGACGCTGGTGCGGCGGCACGGCCCCATTCCCCCCGAGCGGGTCACCACGGTGCTCCGCCAGCTCTGCCATTCGCTGGCCGAGGCCCACGAGCGCGGCATGATCCACCGGGACGTGAAGCCGGCCAACATCTTTCTGTGCCGCCTGGGACGGGAATACGACTTCGTGAAGGTGCTCGACTTCGGTCTGGTGACGTTCGACCAGGACGAGTCGATCATGGACACCATCAAGGCCAGGACCGAGCTCACCACCGGCACACCCGCGTACATGGCCCCCGAGATGGCGAGCGGCGACCGGGTGGACCGGCGCGCCGACCTCTACGCGCTCGGCTGCGTGGGCTACTGGCTGCTCACGGGGCACCTCGTCTTCGAGGCGGAGAGCGCGCTCCGCATGCTGATTCAGCACATCCAGGCCGAGCCGGTGCCGCCCAGCCAGCGGAGCGGACACCCGGTCCCGGCGGCCCTCGAGCGGCTGATCCTGCGCTGCCTGGAGAAGGATCCGGCCCGTCGGCCCTCGACGGCCGACGAGATCGTGGCCGAGCTCGAGCAGGTGGAGCTGGAGGAGGCCTGGGATCAGCCGCGAGCGCGGGAGTGGTGGGAGGCGCATATGACGGCGCCGCTGCCGGTACCGGCCGCCGCTTCGTCTCCGGTGCTGGCGGTGCGGACCTGA
- a CDS encoding serine/threonine-protein kinase encodes MHEHVTLLRPGPRSADGRGLSSGLPADLLDQVRGRVRLLAGFVFVASSLDPLLFLISGAVGLLRGDTPPPEFLATIPFRLVDVAMASASAGLWWVARSRQVSPSRLYTLGLAYEITICFTLALTTYWQFYLGKGVVAGLTWVPAVVILFPLIIPGPPRRMLIGAILAAAMAPLALLVLDLWGKVPTDPDGYLQAVISSGFAVGFAFMGARVVYRLGREVAAARELGSYRLEEQLGQGGMGEVWRARHRMLARPAAIKLIRPTLTQDGRAGASDEARHRFEREAQAIARLRSPHTVNLFDFGVADDGAFYYAMELLDGLDADTLVRRFGPLPAERVVYLLRQICHSLSEADSCGLVHRDIKPANIFICRYGEDHDFVKVLDFGLVKTLGDLSEPAAAPGLTRENFVHGTPAFIAPEQALGAGDLDGRVDVYATGCVAYWLLTGQLVFTADTPMGLVLHHAHTAPAPPSSRVELPIPASLDRLVLDCLAKERSERPQSAKELLRRLDLIEVPGPWTEERAGSWWATHEPSPAPP; translated from the coding sequence ATGCACGAGCACGTGACCCTGCTGCGTCCCGGCCCGCGCTCCGCCGACGGCCGCGGCCTTTCCTCGGGGCTCCCGGCGGACCTGCTGGACCAGGTCCGCGGACGGGTGCGGCTGCTGGCCGGATTCGTCTTCGTCGCCTCCAGTCTCGATCCGCTGCTCTTTCTGATCAGCGGGGCCGTGGGCCTCCTTCGGGGCGACACGCCTCCCCCCGAGTTCCTGGCGACGATCCCGTTTCGGCTGGTCGATGTGGCCATGGCCTCCGCCTCGGCCGGGCTCTGGTGGGTGGCGCGGAGCCGCCAGGTGTCCCCCTCCAGGCTCTACACGCTCGGCCTGGCGTACGAGATCACCATCTGCTTCACCCTCGCGCTCACTACCTACTGGCAGTTCTATCTGGGCAAGGGCGTCGTCGCCGGCCTCACCTGGGTGCCCGCGGTGGTGATCCTGTTTCCGCTGATCATCCCCGGCCCGCCGCGCCGCATGCTGATCGGCGCCATCCTCGCGGCCGCCATGGCACCGCTGGCGCTGCTGGTGCTCGATCTGTGGGGCAAGGTCCCGACCGATCCGGATGGCTATCTGCAGGCGGTGATCAGCTCCGGCTTCGCGGTCGGATTCGCCTTCATGGGCGCACGGGTGGTCTATCGGCTGGGACGCGAGGTGGCGGCCGCCCGCGAGCTGGGCAGCTACCGTCTGGAAGAGCAGCTGGGACAGGGTGGCATGGGCGAGGTGTGGCGGGCGCGCCATCGCATGCTGGCCCGACCCGCGGCCATCAAGCTGATCCGGCCCACGCTCACCCAGGACGGACGCGCCGGCGCATCGGACGAGGCCCGGCATCGCTTCGAGCGCGAAGCCCAGGCGATCGCCCGGCTGCGCTCGCCGCACACGGTGAATCTCTTCGACTTCGGCGTCGCGGACGATGGCGCCTTCTATTACGCGATGGAGCTGCTCGACGGCCTCGATGCCGATACGCTGGTGCGCCGCTTCGGGCCGCTGCCGGCCGAGCGTGTGGTGTACCTGTTGCGCCAGATCTGCCACTCGCTCTCGGAGGCGGACTCGTGCGGCCTGGTCCACCGCGACATCAAGCCGGCCAACATCTTCATCTGCCGCTACGGGGAGGACCACGACTTCGTGAAGGTCCTGGATTTCGGGCTGGTGAAAACGCTGGGGGATCTCTCGGAGCCCGCAGCGGCGCCGGGGCTCACCCGGGAGAATTTCGTTCACGGGACGCCGGCGTTCATCGCCCCGGAGCAGGCGCTCGGCGCCGGCGATCTCGATGGCCGAGTCGACGTCTACGCGACGGGATGCGTAGCCTACTGGCTGCTGACGGGACAGCTCGTCTTCACCGCCGACACGCCGATGGGACTGGTCCTTCACCATGCCCACACGGCGCCGGCTCCGCCTTCCTCGCGGGTGGAGCTGCCGATTCCGGCGTCGCTCGACCGCCTGGTGCTGGACTGCCTGGCAAAGGAGCGCTCGGAGCGGCCGCAGTCGGCCAAGGAGCTGCTGCGGAGGCTCGACCTGATCGAAGTCCCCGGCCCATGGACGGAGGAACGGGCCGGAAGTTGGTGGGCCACCCACGAGCCGAGCCCGGCGCCGCCTTAG
- a CDS encoding serine/threonine-protein kinase: MPTPHLIGRLQKDTSGEIKSRPGRSRQLPDDLLRQASRRLGIMALIAAALWILAPTFGHLAFRATNPGNPDWARLHVNDAVAAAGCAVSLGLYFYLRAREWDPRFVITLSLWYLVISGFGIGVVMHSTPMVRGTLDVQPTITWIGPVMLIFAAIVPVPPWKMLIAGFLAASMDPLGMVIWKAAGRFEYGPLSNVLVMHYANYLLLGVAVAISHVVIRLGQQVAKERELGSYHLGELLGRGGMGEVYRATHRMLARPAAIKLIRAEVLADGDRETGQLATARFRREAQAAANLRSPHTVELYDFGVTQDERLYFVMEFLEGMDLESLVSQHGPVPDRRVVHILRQVCESLAEAHAGGLVHRDIKPANIHLGRVGLRYDFVKVLDFGLVKSVAGGSDDHSLATTGGHTPGTPAYMAPEMALGESVDGRADIYALGCVAYYLLTGQRVFEADTAFQLIAKHMQQEPVPPSRRSGVSVEPPLERLVLACLAKSREARPQSAGELERMLGELGMPAWTEEEARQWWAGVQQPLQHQAQA; this comes from the coding sequence ATGCCCACCCCCCACCTGATCGGCAGACTCCAGAAAGACACTTCAGGGGAGATCAAGAGCCGCCCGGGCCGATCGCGCCAATTGCCGGACGACCTGCTGCGCCAGGCCTCGCGCCGGCTGGGGATCATGGCGCTGATCGCGGCGGCGCTGTGGATCCTCGCGCCCACGTTCGGGCATCTCGCCTTCCGAGCCACCAACCCCGGCAACCCCGACTGGGCTCGTCTGCACGTCAACGACGCAGTCGCGGCCGCCGGGTGCGCAGTCTCCCTCGGCTTGTACTTCTACCTCCGCGCCCGCGAGTGGGACCCCAGGTTCGTCATTACCCTCAGCCTCTGGTATCTGGTCATTTCGGGGTTCGGCATCGGGGTGGTCATGCACTCGACGCCGATGGTCCGGGGGACCCTGGATGTGCAGCCGACGATCACCTGGATCGGCCCGGTCATGCTGATTTTCGCGGCGATCGTCCCGGTCCCGCCGTGGAAGATGCTGATTGCGGGGTTCCTGGCCGCCTCCATGGATCCCTTGGGCATGGTGATCTGGAAAGCCGCGGGACGGTTCGAGTACGGCCCGTTGAGCAACGTGCTGGTGATGCACTATGCCAACTATCTGCTGCTCGGCGTCGCCGTGGCGATCTCCCACGTGGTCATCCGGCTGGGGCAGCAGGTAGCCAAGGAGCGCGAGCTGGGGAGCTATCATCTGGGCGAGCTGCTCGGGCGCGGCGGCATGGGAGAGGTGTACCGCGCGACTCACCGCATGCTGGCGCGCCCGGCGGCGATCAAGCTGATCCGCGCCGAGGTGCTCGCGGACGGCGACCGGGAGACGGGCCAGCTGGCCACCGCCCGGTTCCGCCGCGAGGCCCAGGCGGCCGCGAACCTGCGGTCGCCGCACACGGTCGAGCTCTACGACTTCGGGGTGACCCAGGACGAGCGGCTCTACTTCGTGATGGAGTTCCTGGAGGGGATGGACCTCGAGTCGCTGGTGAGTCAGCACGGTCCGGTGCCGGACCGGCGCGTCGTCCACATCCTGCGCCAGGTCTGCGAGTCGCTGGCGGAGGCTCACGCCGGCGGCCTGGTGCACCGGGACATCAAGCCCGCCAACATTCACCTCGGCCGAGTCGGGCTGCGCTACGACTTCGTCAAGGTGCTCGACTTCGGACTGGTCAAGTCGGTCGCAGGCGGCAGCGACGACCACTCCCTGGCCACCACCGGCGGGCACACGCCGGGCACGCCGGCGTACATGGCGCCGGAGATGGCGCTGGGCGAGTCGGTCGACGGGCGTGCCGACATCTACGCGCTGGGGTGTGTCGCCTACTACCTGCTCACCGGGCAGCGCGTCTTCGAGGCCGACACCGCCTTTCAACTGATCGCGAAGCACATGCAGCAGGAGCCGGTGCCCCCATCGCGACGAAGCGGAGTCTCGGTGGAGCCGCCGCTGGAGCGGCTGGTGCTCGCCTGCCTGGCCAAATCGCGGGAGGCACGCCCGCAGAGTGCCGGGGAGCTCGAGCGGATGCTCGGCGAGCTGGGGATGCCAGCCTGGACCGAGGAGGAGGCGAGGCAGTGGTGGGCCGGCGTGCAGCAACCGCTCCAGCACCAGGCGCAGGCCTGA
- a CDS encoding MarR family transcriptional regulator, with translation MRRLRQSIKQRKPFESLEQEVFLEVLRTGNALIGDLVDLLRPHELTQPQYNVLRILRGAGPTGLPTGEVGERMVVSREPDVTRLLIRMEGQGLIRRERRADNRRFVTARITRDGLRLLKALDEPIRQMHARQLRHMTRRELDLLASLLERARHEDAT, from the coding sequence ATGCGCCGTCTTCGCCAAAGCATCAAGCAGCGGAAGCCCTTCGAGAGCCTGGAACAGGAGGTCTTCCTGGAGGTGCTGCGAACCGGAAACGCCCTCATCGGGGACCTGGTCGACCTGCTGCGTCCCCACGAGTTGACCCAGCCGCAGTACAACGTGCTGCGCATCCTCCGGGGCGCCGGCCCCACCGGACTCCCCACCGGAGAAGTCGGCGAGCGGATGGTGGTGAGCCGGGAGCCCGACGTCACCCGCCTGCTCATCCGCATGGAGGGACAGGGCCTGATCCGGCGAGAGCGGCGCGCCGACAACCGGCGGTTCGTGACCGCGCGGATCACCCGTGACGGTCTCAGGCTCCTCAAGGCGCTGGATGAGCCCATCCGGCAGATGCACGCCCGCCAGCTCCGGCACATGACCCGGCGCGAGCTCGACCTGCTGGCCAGCCTGCTGGAGCGCGCGCGGCACGAGGACGCCACCTGA
- a CDS encoding cupredoxin domain-containing protein — MRSMLSWSLAVGLVAMLGCSDNNSPSGGGDGGGGGGGNPGTVTIGNIFFQSGNNGTQNPAIDTVAAGTTVTWTLTNTGSTSHTVRSDGSPSFTSSGTLTGNGTTHKVTFMTPGTYQYDCAIHGALMTGRIVVQ; from the coding sequence ATGCGATCCATGCTTAGCTGGTCCCTGGCGGTCGGGCTGGTCGCCATGCTCGGTTGCTCGGACAACAATTCGCCCAGCGGCGGGGGCGACGGCGGTGGCGGCGGCGGTGGTAACCCTGGCACCGTCACAATCGGGAACATCTTCTTCCAGAGCGGCAACAACGGGACTCAGAACCCGGCCATCGACACCGTCGCGGCCGGGACGACGGTCACCTGGACCTTGACCAACACCGGGAGCACGTCGCACACGGTGCGCTCGGACGGGTCCCCCAGCTTCACCAGCAGTGGTACATTGACCGGGAACGGCACGACCCATAAGGTGACGTTCATGACGCCCGGTACGTACCAGTACGATTGCGCCATCCACGGAGCGCTGATGACGGGCAGGATCGTGGTCCAGTAG